Below is a window of Candidatus Caldatribacterium sp. DNA.
GAGGTTGCGGTGGTTATCCATCCTCTCCATGAGGATATCTTCCGGCGGGAGATTCTGAAGAAGTACGATTTCCGGAAGCTCCGTCACTACGTCTTCGGAGGGGCAACACGTCAGGACTCGGTGTACGAGGGCTTGAAGCTCTACCGGGATCACCCTGAGGATTTCGTGCTCATCCACGATGGGGTGCGGCCTCTGGTGAGTGAGAGCATTCTCAGGCGCTGCGTGGAAGAAGTAGCCCGGTGCGAAGCGGTATGCGTGGCCATTCCCTCGGTGGACACCCTGAAGTACTCCCCTGATGGAAGAACCATTGGGGAGACCCTCGACCGGAGAAAGATCTGGCGAGCTCAGACTCCTCAGGCGTTTCGCATT
It encodes the following:
- a CDS encoding 2-C-methyl-D-erythritol 4-phosphate cytidylyltransferase; the encoded protein is EVAVVIHPLHEDIFRREILKKYDFRKLRHYVFGGATRQDSVYEGLKLYRDHPEDFVLIHDGVRPLVSESILRRCVEEVARCEAVCVAIPSVDTLKYSPDGRTIGETLDRRKIWRAQTPQAFRIGLILDAFERARADGFLGTDDASLVERLGFPVHIVPGSEENLKITTPQDFLLAEEMLRWRVRCLRRE